In a single window of the Nocardioides sp. L-11A genome:
- a CDS encoding pyridoxal-phosphate dependent enzyme — translation MSSYLGHLVHPLTGATVSEEDAYLPAEVDGGHVYAVPAHDLSRLRGLETTDDPGMFRYRPLLPLGDGPVVSLGEGDTPLVEATNLAGDLGLDHLYVKDESRNPTWSYKDRLAAVAVTKAVQQGRDTVVVSSTGNHGAAVAAYAARAGIRCVVLTLASVPLAMKTMMQAYGAETVAVENPTDRWVIMRQAVEERGWVPMSGFVGPPSGSNPFGCEGYKTIAYELHAQLGDVPDVVVTPVAYGDALAGLARGFQDLVDLGLSTSVPRLVATEPFGPYGAALENGYRAGATVPVASSVSFSIATPMATWQGWDALVRTGGAAATVDDAATLAAQRRLASSDGLFLEASSATTVAALPSLIEREIVGASDRVVLLGTSTGLKDIPTTAAALPDVPVIEPSLAALDAALGELARG, via the coding sequence ATGAGCAGCTATCTCGGGCACCTCGTCCATCCCCTCACCGGCGCCACGGTCAGCGAGGAGGACGCCTATCTCCCCGCGGAGGTGGACGGTGGCCACGTGTACGCCGTGCCGGCGCACGACCTGAGCCGGCTGCGCGGGTTGGAGACCACCGACGACCCCGGCATGTTCCGGTACCGGCCGCTGCTGCCGCTCGGCGACGGCCCGGTCGTCAGCCTCGGCGAGGGCGACACCCCGCTGGTCGAGGCGACCAACCTGGCCGGTGACCTCGGTCTGGACCACCTCTACGTCAAGGACGAGTCACGCAACCCCACCTGGTCCTACAAGGACCGGTTGGCCGCGGTGGCGGTGACCAAGGCGGTCCAGCAGGGCCGCGACACCGTCGTGGTGTCGAGCACCGGCAACCATGGCGCCGCGGTCGCGGCCTATGCTGCCCGGGCCGGCATCCGCTGCGTCGTGCTGACCCTGGCCTCTGTGCCGCTGGCGATGAAGACGATGATGCAGGCCTACGGCGCCGAGACCGTCGCCGTCGAGAACCCGACGGACCGATGGGTGATCATGAGGCAGGCCGTCGAGGAGCGCGGCTGGGTGCCGATGTCGGGCTTCGTCGGCCCGCCGTCCGGCTCCAACCCGTTCGGCTGCGAGGGCTACAAGACCATCGCCTACGAGCTGCACGCCCAGCTCGGCGACGTACCCGACGTCGTGGTGACGCCCGTGGCGTACGGCGACGCGCTGGCCGGCCTGGCCCGCGGCTTCCAGGACCTCGTGGACCTCGGGCTCAGCACCTCGGTGCCGCGCCTGGTCGCCACCGAGCCGTTCGGGCCCTACGGCGCGGCGCTGGAGAACGGCTACCGGGCCGGCGCGACAGTGCCGGTGGCGTCGTCGGTGTCGTTCTCGATCGCCACGCCGATGGCGACCTGGCAGGGCTGGGACGCACTGGTGCGCACCGGAGGAGCGGCGGCGACCGTCGACGACGCGGCCACGCTGGCCGCCCAGCGCCGGCTGGCCAGCAGTGACGGGTTGTTCCTCGAGGCGTCCTCGGCCACGACGGTGGCGGCGTTGCCGTCGCTCATCGAGCGCGAGATCGTCGGCGCGTCCGACCGGGTGGTCCTGCTCGGCACCTCGACCGGTCTGAAGGACATCCCGACGACGGCGGCGGCCCTCCCCGACGTCCCGGTCATCGAGCCGAGCCTCGCCGCGCTGGACGCGGCGCTGGGGGAGCTGGCGCGGGGATGA
- a CDS encoding LLM class flavin-dependent oxidoreductase: protein MRLGVAPSGRRTAADAVRLAQRAETAGLHEVWVSEDYLERGAFAVAGAIAAVTETVRVGLGVVNPWTRHVALMAMEAHALDEVADGRSVLGLGASNARWMQEQLGIEFERPIGVLAEYSAALRTLLRGERLQQTLLGNEIDCALDASPPRDVPIVWGVKGPRALATGAEGADGLMLSVLSSAGYARWVRETYRPREITAYASFAIAPSTAEAREQLRAHTARYLGMHGASAITAQAGIDQELAAELQRRLRSGEPAAELVDDDCVGAVTISGTVEDAARGLLAMRDAGVDSLVVIDDGTAAPELLVDSLVAAAGEAGLLG, encoded by the coding sequence ATGAGGCTGGGAGTGGCGCCGTCGGGGCGTCGTACGGCGGCCGACGCGGTGCGGCTGGCTCAGCGCGCCGAGACGGCCGGACTGCACGAGGTCTGGGTCAGCGAGGACTACCTGGAGCGCGGCGCTTTCGCGGTGGCCGGGGCCATCGCGGCCGTCACCGAGACGGTCCGCGTCGGTCTCGGGGTGGTGAACCCCTGGACCCGCCATGTCGCGCTGATGGCGATGGAGGCGCACGCCCTCGACGAGGTGGCCGACGGACGCAGCGTGCTGGGCCTCGGCGCCTCCAACGCCCGCTGGATGCAGGAGCAGTTGGGCATCGAGTTCGAGCGGCCGATCGGCGTGCTCGCCGAGTACAGCGCCGCGCTGCGGACCCTGTTGCGCGGCGAGCGCCTCCAGCAGACGCTGCTCGGCAACGAGATCGACTGCGCGCTCGACGCCTCGCCGCCCCGCGACGTCCCGATCGTGTGGGGCGTCAAGGGCCCGCGGGCACTGGCGACCGGCGCGGAGGGGGCTGACGGCCTGATGCTCTCCGTGCTCTCCTCGGCCGGGTACGCGCGCTGGGTGCGGGAGACCTACCGGCCGCGCGAGATCACGGCGTACGCGTCGTTCGCGATCGCGCCGAGCACCGCCGAGGCGCGCGAGCAGCTGCGGGCGCACACCGCCCGCTATCTCGGCATGCACGGTGCCTCGGCGATCACGGCGCAGGCCGGGATCGACCAGGAGCTCGCCGCGGAGCTGCAGCGCCGGCTGCGGTCCGGCGAGCCGGCCGCCGAGCTGGTCGACGACGACTGCGTGGGCGCGGTGACGATCTCGGGAACCGTCGAGGACGCCGCCCGCGGCCTGCTGGCCATGCGCGACGCCGGGGTCGACTCGCTCGTGGTGATCGACGACGGCACCGCGGCGCCCGAGCTGCTGGTCGACTCGCTCGTCGCCGCGGCCGGCGAGGCGGGTCTGCTGGGCTGA
- a CDS encoding helix-turn-helix domain-containing protein — protein sequence MPPDLQRLARAMLKEFDDLMTRIVDEVWASVPAYAELVFKQGELRERIRENVHTVIVCLLEGRGPTPAELARASLTGERRALQGVSPSSVIQSFRTAERALNDEYFDWCSRMQVQQANIRKGRATLISSLDQLEHAMLTSHLEIQHQIEEGRRLSEPALFRSLAAGGNVDRADVERLAVTMGIDDPEHASFVTVALGTSTPSDRAAMEQHRHHVVGRLRNLLAVPVLSGTVQTGSDGWLAILAMPWEAELDLLAQRVTAALKQDAAADLRASVGEPFSGLSGLGTSCRQAVLTLESRSGRETPAPVVLFRDSLLEVLIHRDGATARQLVQRYLTRLQGTELLLTLTTHLDHDLSVRATSEALHVHKNTVVYRLRRIEELTGLSLRNTRDLALLVLATEADRAAKAAGVAHRDTLTNPEPRA from the coding sequence GTGCCACCCGACCTCCAGCGCCTCGCTCGCGCGATGCTCAAGGAGTTCGACGACCTGATGACGCGCATCGTCGACGAGGTCTGGGCCTCGGTGCCCGCCTACGCGGAGCTGGTCTTCAAGCAGGGCGAGCTCCGGGAGCGGATCCGGGAGAACGTCCACACCGTCATCGTCTGCCTGCTCGAGGGCCGCGGGCCCACGCCGGCCGAGCTGGCCCGCGCGTCGCTGACCGGGGAGCGGCGAGCCCTTCAGGGGGTCTCGCCGTCGTCGGTGATCCAGTCCTTCCGGACGGCGGAGCGGGCCCTCAACGACGAGTACTTCGACTGGTGCTCACGCATGCAGGTCCAGCAGGCCAACATCAGGAAGGGCCGGGCCACCCTCATCTCCAGCCTCGACCAGCTCGAGCACGCCATGCTCACCTCGCACCTGGAGATCCAGCACCAGATCGAGGAGGGGCGGCGGCTGAGCGAGCCGGCCCTGTTCCGCAGCCTCGCCGCGGGTGGCAATGTCGACCGGGCCGACGTCGAGCGGTTGGCGGTCACGATGGGCATCGACGATCCCGAGCACGCGAGCTTCGTGACCGTCGCCCTCGGTACGTCGACGCCGTCCGATCGGGCCGCCATGGAGCAGCACCGGCACCACGTGGTCGGCCGGCTCCGCAACCTGCTCGCCGTCCCGGTGCTGTCGGGCACCGTGCAGACCGGCTCGGACGGCTGGCTGGCGATCCTCGCCATGCCCTGGGAGGCCGAGCTCGACCTCCTCGCCCAGCGGGTCACGGCCGCTCTCAAGCAGGACGCCGCGGCCGACCTGCGGGCCTCAGTGGGCGAGCCGTTCTCCGGCCTCTCCGGTCTCGGGACGTCGTGCCGGCAGGCGGTGCTCACCCTCGAGTCGCGCAGCGGCCGGGAGACCCCGGCACCGGTGGTCCTCTTCCGCGACTCGCTGCTCGAGGTGCTGATCCACCGCGACGGCGCGACGGCCCGGCAGCTCGTGCAGCGCTATCTCACCCGCCTGCAGGGCACCGAGCTGCTGCTGACCCTGACCACCCATCTCGACCACGACCTGTCGGTCCGCGCGACCTCCGAGGCGCTGCACGTCCACAAGAACACGGTCGTCTACCGGCTGCGGCGGATCGAGGAGCTGACCGGGCTGAGCCTGCGCAACACCCGCGACCTGGCGCTCCTCGTCCTGGCGACGGAGGCCGACCGGGCGGCCAAGGCGGCCGGCGTCGCGCACCGCGACACCCTGACCAACCCCGAACCCCGGGCCTGA